One Flavobacterium cerinum genomic window, TAAACACGACCATATTAGCCATATATAATACCACGGTGTACAGCATCGTAAATTCGACACTCAGCCAAAAACTATGATCTATAGTTACCGGGTTTCCATTGAGCCACCGAAGGAAAAGCAATACTAAAATGATTGCGATACCCAGCCCTATAGCTCTTAAAAAATGTTTCAGATAAAGATTCATATTTGCTTTTCGTTTGTCCGTTGGATTATGCCTCATCCGACGTATTTATTATTTACAGGCTTTTAATAATTCCTGCGCTCTGTCCAATCCCCAGTTCGGATGAAATACCGATTCCGGTTTAAAAGTAGCAAAAAGATTAATTGATTTCTCAATCTGCGCGCACATAGGCTTTGTATCTTTTCCGAAATATTTAGCCCCTCCGATTTCAAATTCAGCTTTACAATACACTACTCTCGGATTATTCGGTGCCAATGCCAACGCTTTATAATACTGTTCCATTGTTTTTCCGGTATATTTCATTCCGTTGGACTGCGGATCATATACTATCCATGCCGTATAAATTAATGCTTGTGTTACCAAAAGCTCCGGGTTATTCGGACTAATTGCACTGGCTTCATTTTCGGCTTGTTGTGCTTTTTCTAATAAAGTCGGAATTTTTTCTCTGTCGGGATTTCCAAATGCTTCTAATGTATTGATCAAGGTTACATAGTAATTCGGAAGCCAGTTGTCTTTTTCGACTAAAGCAATTCGCTCAAAAAGTGCTTTTGCTTCTGTTGATTTTCCGTCTTTCCACAAGCCCATCGCTTTGGTCATTCCTTGTTCATATTGCGATTGTGAGAATGCTATACTGCAAACGAATAAAACTACTGTTGTGATAAATTTTGTCATGATTATTGTTTTTTTGTTGGTTAGTGATTTATTTTTTGATGATTGAAACTTTAATTAACACTTCAAAGGTATTTTGACCGGTTGTCTTTTAAAATTAATACTGACTCAACTGTTGTTTTTGAAGGATGAACTGTTACAGATTCTCCAATTGGTTCGATTTCTTATCCTGACTGATGGTCCAGAAGAATCCGACAAAGAAGAAACGATCTGCCGGTTGTCCTATCGCCTGACGCTGAAACTGTCCGCTTACATCCCGTGAATTAGCATATTGATATCCAAATACATTATCGCTTCCCAGTACGTTTGAAACCGAGAAATACAATATTTTTTGTTGGGATAACAGATAGGCCCAACTCAAACTCAAACTATTATAGCTTTTTGTTTTTCCGTTCATAAAAGCGATTTCGTTCGGGTTATTATAAGGACGTCCCGTAGCAAAGCTATTCGTCACACTCAACTGCGAGCGCAAATCATTAATCCAGTATTTACCAACTATCGAAAGGGTATGATTTGCAATAAAATTAGGCGTTACTTTATCGGTATAATTTTTATAATCTCTTTTACTGTCGATATAGGAATAGGATACCCAATAATCCAGGTTTTTAAAGGTTTTACTATCTCTCCAAAACAAGTCGAAACCTTGTGCATAACCTGTTCCGTTATTCGTAAACAGACTGCTGTATTGCGGTGTAACGGTATTGTACTTTACCAGATTGGCATAATCTTTATAATACAATTCGGCGCGTAAGGTTCTTCCGTTCGGGTTATAGCTATAATTCAATAAATAATGGGCTGTCTTTTCCGGTTCAAAATTCGAAGTATATTTCAGGTATTCCTGTTTCGGTAGTTGATGAAAATCACCATAAGCCAGCGACAATTGTCCGTTTTTGTTCGTTCTGTAGGCCAATGACACTCTCGGTTCCAATACTGACGTTGCAATCAAATCGCTGTACATTCCGCGAACACCCGCTTTTACAGCAAAATCAGATGATAAAAGAATATCCGTTTCCGCATATAAAGCGCCGATATTACTGGTATATCCTGTTTTGAATTCATTGGATAGCTGACGGTAATTTTCATTGAAATCGGTCGTAAAATAATCCCCTCCGAAAATTAATTTTATGCTATTTGAAAACTTTTTACCTAATTTCAGTTTCAGGTGCGCTGCATTTTCCTGATCTTTTAAAAAATTAGCGTTCAAATCCGTTTTAGTCAGGCTATAACCGTAACCGATTCCGGTTTGAAGCGTCCAGTTAGCACCGAAATTCCCTTTATAAGAAGCATTCACATATAAATTATTATTTTGAGTCGCTACACGGATCGGATCCTCATAATTGATATCCTTTTGATTCAGGTCGAAATTAGCATAATCGAAAGCGGAATACAGTTTAAACAATCCGTTTTTAAACTGGCGACGGAAAACCATTTCACCCGACATGGATTGGTACGGTTTGTTCCAGTCTACATCTTGTTTAATTGCTTTTTGATAGGGTTCCAGATTGATATAAGATGTATTGATACTAAAAGATCCTTTTTCCCATTTCTTTGTATGTCCGACACCTAAGCCAACTGTCATAAGAGAAACATCTGTTTTTTCCTGATCCGGCTCATTAATCGTACTCATTAGCAATACACTGGATAAAGCGTCACCGAATTCGGCTGAATAACCACCGGTTGTAAATGAAATTCCGCTAAACAAAAAAGGAGAAAAACGACCGCGGGTTGGTAAATTATTTGCTGAAGCACCATAGGGTTGCGCTACACGGATACCATCGATATAAGTTTGCGTTTCATCCGATTCTCCGCCGCGAACAAACAAACGACCGCTTTCGCCTACGATTTGTGCTCCCGGAAGCGTTTGCAAAGCCCCGATAATATTACCCGGAGAACCTGCCGTTGTAACAATATCCAACGGTTTTAAAACGGAAGCCTTCGAATTGTCACCCGCCTGAAAAGATCCTACCGAAATCACCACATTATCCAGTGCATTTACACTGGCTTTTAATTGAAATGAATGCGGTTGATACGTTTCAATAGCAATAGTTTCACGGGTGGTTTCAAACATAATAAAACTGATAGCCAAAATTTGTTTGCCTTTTGTATCGGTTTCGAAAGTAAAGGTTCCATCGGCACCGGATGAAGCTCCGTCATAAGTCCCTTCGATAAACACATTAGCTCCTTCTACCGGTTTTCCTTTCTGGTCCGTTACTTTTCCGGAAATTTTTGTTTGTGCCTGTAACATCAGACAACATAAAACACTACAAATTGTAAGTATCGTTTTCATCATTTTTTGTTTTTTGATAGGTCAAAGTTGCAACAGCCCACTATTTTTTACTAAAAAAGAATACCGAACTGTAATTTTTCAGGGATGAATTGTGATTTATTTTTCCAACCCGTTATATCTTGTTTTAAAATGACGTAACTTAGTAGAAGATCAAACTACCGAACTATGGATATTGAAGCTTTACAAATTCTTTGCACGTCCTTTCCCGGTGTTACCGAGGATATAAAATGGGGCAACGATCTGTGTTTTATGATCGCGAATAAAATGTTTTGTGTTATGGCGCTTGACAGTGTACCGCTAAATGTTTCATTTAAAGTAACTGAAACTGAATTTGCAGAACTCACAGCCCGGGAAGGAATTAAACCGGCACCTTATATGGCTCGGTACAATTGGGTACTGGTTGAGGACAGTTCTCGTTTAAATCCGGAGGAATGGAAGCATTTTATTGCGCAGTCCTATCAACTGATCAAAGGAAAACTCCCAGCTAAAACGCAAGCCTCCATATCCTAATCTAAAACCGGTTATCATGAAAATTCCGACGCAATATTTACCGGTTATGCCCTACATCATTACCGATCAGGCAGACGCTTTTCTGGATTTTACCAAAAAAGTATTCGGCGCGAAAGAGCAATTGATTGTTCCCGGCGAAGGGGAACGTTCCATTATGCATGGTGAAATCCGGATTTTTGATGCCGTAATCATGTTTGCTCAAAAACCGGAAAATTTTGATTGTCGGCCGTGCGGCATGTTTATTTATGTAGAACAAGTCGACCCTATTTATCAAAAAGCATTGCAGCATAATGCTGTTTCCCTTATGCACCCCATACAACAGGACTACGGTTATACTGCTGGTTTTGAAGATCCTTTCGGCAACCAGTGGTGGATTGTTTCACCATAATTTTAACATTTCAAGACCGTTTTTTCATATCACAATGGCTATTTTTGTGTACCGAAATTGATATTATGCTCTTGAAATGAAAAAAATAACACGTATCAAGAAAAATCATCGCCTGATTGTTTTTCAAAAATTAGTTCTTACAGCCGCTATCATTGGTTTTTTAAGTGCCCTATTAGGTAACACATTAAAAAAAATCACCGAACATTACGAAAGTATTTTCTTTACTCTTGCCCGGCAACACTGGATGCTATATCTGCTTTTCCCGATACTGGGTTTTTCTATCATTTATTTTTTAAGGCAGACTTTATTCCGCAAAAAGGAAAACAAAGGCATAAAGGAAATTTATGAAAGTACCGATTCCAAAACGAAACACCTGCCGGCATATAAAGTCAGTTCGCATTTTATCAACGGATTAATTACGGTTATTTTCGGAGGTTCCACCGGAATTGAAGTTTCAACAGTAGTCGCTTCTGCCGCTATCGGTTCGGTTGTTCAACAAAAAGAAAATCTGTTTAAACGCTATAAAACACAACTGATTTGTGCCGGGATTGCTTCCGGAATTACAGCACTTTTCGGTAGCCCGATTGCCGGATTGATTTTTGCTTACGAAGTTATCTCCCGAAAATGGTCCCGTTCTTTTTTACTGACAAACGGAGTTGCCGTAGCCGTAGCCTTTGCCTTTACGTATTTTGTAGATAACCAACCTCTTTTTTCAATCAATGTATTGCCCTGGCATCTGCATGCACTTCCCTATATGATACTCTTAGGTATGATTGCCGGAGTAAATGCGGTTTATCTGAACCGATGCGTCATGCTTTTTAAACAGAAATTTGCTGCAATCGACAAGCATCATTTCCGAATTATCATCGGAGCCGGTTTTGTAAGTCTGGCTTTAATTCTGTTTCCGCAACTTTACGGAGAAGGCTATCACGCCGTAAAAGAACTGATTTCACAATCGGGACATTTTAATCTGTCCCTTTCTTTCGCTTTAACACTATTGTTTGTTATCCTTTTAAAACCGATTGTCACTTCATTAACTTTGGTTTCCGGTGGTGATGGCGGCGTATTTGCTCCGAGTTTGTTTATCGGTGCCTTTTTAGGTTTGTTAACCGCTTCTGTTTTAAACACCTATTTTAATGCCGGTGTTTTACCGGTTAACTTTATGGTTATCGGAATGGCGGCTATGTTAAGCGCCAGTATCCATGCTCCGTTTACCGCTTTATTTTTAGTGTGTGAAGCGATTGGTGATTATACGTTGTTTTTCCCGATACTAATCGTTTGTCTGATCTCGAAAACTACGGCCAAATTGATCTATCCTTATACTGTTTATAGTTATTCCCGAGTTTAAAATGCCTACACCAAAAATAAAACGCAATTACCGCAAGGCCCGTTACGTACTCTATAAAGAAACATTAGTCGATTACAGAGAGCATTTTTGGGCTTTCTTGGGATCGTTTGTCGGATTGGGAATTATTTCTTACCTGCAATACGGTTTGTTTACGCCCGAAGATTATACGTTTCTGATCGGTTCATTCGGCGCCTCATGTGTTTTGGTCTATGGCGTTATTCAAAGCCCGTTGGCACAACCTCGTAATCTGATTGGCGGTCATGTTATTTCGGCCATAATCGGTGTTACGGTACAACAACTGATTCCTGATATTCTTTGGATTTCAGCTCCGTTAGCAGTCTCTTTATCAATCGTTTTTATGCAAATTACCAAAACATTACATCCGCCCGGCGGCGCCACAGCATTGATTGCAGTCACCGGTTCTCCGCAAATTAAAGAATTGGGCTACTGGTATGTTTTGTCACCCGTATTAAGCGGCGCGCTGATCCTTTTGGTTGTTGCATTGGTTTTCAATAATATGACCGCTAAACGACAATATCCTTCTCATCCGAAATTTACGCATTTCAAAAAAAGAATTATCGGACGTCTGAAGTCATAACCAAAAAAAAGTACTGCTAAAAGTGCGAATTAATAACAAAATGATATCAATATTTTAATTACTCTTAAAATATTATAATTATAAGATTAATTTTCTTAGTATTGCAAAACAATATTAACTACCTTAAACTATGAAATACTTTAAATCTCTATTAGTTATCGTTGCTTTATTCGCTTTAAACACGATTTCAGCACAATCTATCACTGATAAATGGACTCAAGTCAGAAATTATCAGGATTTGTTAACTAAAACATCACGCGATGCTCAGAATGGTAATTTCAATCCGCTTAAAGCTAATTCTGAAACATTGGTACAATATGCTGAAGCCATCGATACCAACAAATTCCCTGAGTATGTAACCCGTACATCCGGTTTATCAGAAAAAATTCAGGCGTTACAAAATGAGACAAAAACATTAAACGATATCATCAACAGTAAAGGTACTAATGATGCCATCTTAAAATCCCTTGCAAAAGTAGAAGGTTCTTTTAAAAACGTTCTTAACACTGTTAACGGAACAGCGACATCCAAAACCGCTGCTCCTGCAAAAGCAAAAAAATAATCGGAAAGCCTAGTTAACACTAGGCTTTTTTATTGCTATATTCGCCATATGTTATCTCTCAATAAAGTTCACCATATCGCTATCATCTGCTCTGATTACGCCGTTTCTAAACGCTTCTATACCGAAATCCTCGGATTGACTATTATTCAGGAAGTCTATCGAAACGAACGGCAATCCTATAAATTGGATCTGGCCATTAACGGTAATTATTGCCTGGAACTTTTTTCTTTCCCCAATCCGCCGCAACGTCCTTCCCGCCCGGAAGCAGCCGGATTACGCCATCTTGCCTTTGAAGTAGACAATATTGACATTACACACGAATATCTTCTAAAAAACAATATTGAAGCCGAAGCAATTCGTATCGATGAATACACCGGTAAACGCTTTTTCTTTATCGCCGATCCGGATGAGTTACCTATAGAGTTCTATAATCGATAAAAAGTTACTCTTAAACTGATTTTTTATATTTTTATAACATTTAAATTTACTTTAGTTATAAAACAATATAATCAATCATGTTACAACGAATATTTTCTTTTTTACTATTTACACTCTTATCCTTCAATCCGATTCATTCTCAAAATACTACAAAAAATATTCTTTTCGTAGGGAACAGTATGACGTATTACAACGATATGCCGGTAATATTCCGCGATATCGCCAATAACAAAGGAAAAAATGTAGCCACACAAATGCATGCTCCGGGAGGTACCGGCTTTATAAATCATGTTACCAATCCGCAGGTCTACAATCTTTTTAAGAGCAAAGAATGGCATGCTGTTATTCTTCAACCCGGTACTGGTGAATCAGCCGGTGTTACATCATCTGTAAACACAACGGCTCAACGGGGACAAATCCTGATTGATTCCATTCGAAAATACAGTCCTTGCGCCAAAATTATGTTATATGAAATTCCGTATGGAGTACCCGCTGCCACAGATTATGCTACCTACTTTGTACTACAGACTCAGATTCGGGATTCTATAACCAAAATGGCCGATTTATTACATATTCCGTTCGTACCAGCCGGTGAAAGTGCCCGTATGCATTATAATACACAGCAAGATTTATTACTGCACAGTACTTACAATGACGTTCATCCTAATTTAAACGGGTCCTACTTAGTAGCTTCCACTATGTATGCTTCTCTTTTTCAGGAACCGGTGACCGGTACCACTTCTTTTAACGGTATACCACAGGCTACAGCAACTTATTTCCATTCTATTGCCGATGAAATCGTTTTACCGAATAAAGCCAACTGGCGAATCAATACTTATAATCTTCATGCTGATTTTGACTATCAAATAACCGATACTACTGTAACGTTTACAAATACAGCAACGAATTTCACAACTCTTGAATGGGATTTTGGTGACGGAAATACAGCTAATATTCTTAACCCGGTACATACTTTTGCTAATAACGGACAAAAGACAGTCCGTTTAAAAGTAATGCGGGATAACTGTTCGGAAATAATAGAAAAACAAATTGATCTCAATTCTTTAGTCCTTACCGATTTTTTCCGTTCTCAGATAACCCTCTATCCGAATCCTGCAAAATCACAATTGAATATCACCGGTAAGGTCGCTACCGGAATCCGTATTTTCAATAGTATCGGACAAAAGGTATACTCGAATACGACCAGGCAATTACAACACGAAGTCAACCTATCAGGTTTTACAAACGGAGTGTACTTTCTTATAACAGATGATAATCAGATCTATAAATTCATCAAGTCCTAAATATTCGCCTCCCATTTTTCAGGACTCCGAAAACAACATAAAACACTAAAAAAGAAAGCCTTATAAAACTTAGTCAAAAAATTATCAACACTAATTGGAATCAAAAGTATTAACCGTAACTTTGGCTTTTTAAAAACAAACAAGGTTATGGTTTATAAATTTAGAGTTATACTCGATGCCGAAGAGGACATTTTCAGAGACATAGCAATTCTGGAAGAGGATACTTTGGAGGATTTACACAATGCTATCGTAAATGCTTTCGGCTTTGACGGAATGGAAATCGCTTCATTTTACACTTGTGATGACGAATGGACACAGGAAGATGAAATCCCGTTGTTTGATACCGGTGATGTTCCGGGCGAACAAAAAACCATGGCTGATTACCCGCTTTCTTCCATTTTAGATGAAGACAGTACAAAAATCATATATGTTTATGATTTCTTTAATATGTGGACGTTTTTCGTAGAACTGGCCGCTGTGGAAGATGCTGAAAACGGTGCTAACTATCCGGAATTATTATTCGCTCACGGTGAATTACCGACCAATGCGCCTACAAAAGATTTTAACAGTCCTGTGGTTTCTAATGATGATATGTACGGTGAATTCGAAGACGATTTTGACGAAGAAGACATGGACATGTTTGACGGTGACGACAGTTTCAACGATTATGGTTTCGAAGAAAACTGGAACTAATCAACTTATTTTCAATTAATTAAAAAATAAAAAAATCATGCCGTTATAAAAACTTTATTGTTTTTATCCGGCTGTTTTTTTCGCCATATACCAATAATAACACCATGATAAACTTATTCAATACCCACATCGACAACCTTTCTATCCACAGAGTAGGAAATAAAAGCCGTAGCGAAGCTTATTTTTTATCGGAAACTCCTTATAGTCTGAATGATGAGATTATGCCTTTATTAAAGGAGTACTTCTTTAAACCTTTCCGTGAAAAAGAGGAAAATTATTTCCAGTTTGCTCATGATGTAGATTTGGATTATAATGAAATGTACAATTTTGCAAACGAGATTTTTACAAATCCGGGAAGTATTCATGATGTTTCTAAAAAAATAACCAAACATTTATTCGAGCAATCCAACCATCCGCACATTAAAAACGGAGAAGTATATGTAACGTATCTGACCAATGTTTCGATTGACAATAATCCTGTTGATGCAATCGGAATTTTTAAGAGCGAATTAAAAGCCGATTTCCTTCAGTTTGAAGAAAACGGTTCGACATTGGAAATGATCTTACAACAAGGGATCAACCTGAATAAACTGGACAAAGGATGTCTTATCTTCAACTATAAAAAAGAAGAAGGCTATAAGATTTTAACAATCGACAGCAACCGTTATGATGCGCGTTACTGGTTAGAGCATTTCCTTTCGGTAGATGCTTTCCAGGATGAGAACTTTATGACTAAAAAATACCTGAAATTCTGCCAGGATTTCGCTAAAGAAGTTGTTTTACCGGCCGAAGACAAAAAAGAAGAAGTAATGTTTATGAATCGTTCGGTAAATTATTTTGCTAAAAATGATGAATTCGAAGAAACCAACTTCCTAAACGAAGTAATCGATAACCCGGACCTGATTTCTGAATTCAAGAATTATAAAGTAGACAAAGGAGAAAAATACAGTATCGAAGATTTAACAAACTTCCCGATTGCGAATGCTGCTGTTTCCGATGCCCGTAAAAAGATGAAAAACATCATTGAACTGGACACCAATATCCAAATCAAATTGGATTTTATCAATCCGGAAAGTGCTGAAAAATTCGTAGAAAAAGGATGGGATGAAGAAAAACAGATGTATTATTATCTGGTATATTTCAACAAAGAGCAAAAAAGCTAAAAAATATTAAGAGGTCTAATGACCTCTTTTTTTTTTATGACCCCGCAACATGTTTGTTTTTTTTCCGTTCCTTACATAATTTTTATATCTTTAAGTACCGATTACTTCTGATAAATGTTACAAAAAACCGCTGCTTTTCTGATTTTGTTTCTGATTCTCGCATCAAACGGATATGCGCAGGACAACAAAACCAAAACCAAAGCCGATTCGACTAAAGTTATTTATCAGGACATTGAAAAATATTCCAAGAAGAAAAAGTTTACCAGTTTTATTCACCGGCTTATTTTCAGACCAACCCGAAGCGTTACCACTCCCAAAAAAGAGATTAAAAATGCCCCTCCGCCTAAGGCAGCTTCTTATCTTCCTTTTGAAGGAAAAGTAATCCGGAATATTAAAATTGAAACTTTGGATCCGTTTGGTTACTCCGTGAACAATGAAGAGGAAGTTCCGAACAAATGGATTGAACGTTTCGGTAACCGGATTCACGTGCGAACCAAAAACTGGACCGTCCGCAACCTTTTACT contains:
- a CDS encoding tetratricopeptide repeat protein; this translates as MTKFITTVVLFVCSIAFSQSQYEQGMTKAMGLWKDGKSTEAKALFERIALVEKDNWLPNYYVTLINTLEAFGNPDREKIPTLLEKAQQAENEASAISPNNPELLVTQALIYTAWIVYDPQSNGMKYTGKTMEQYYKALALAPNNPRVVYCKAEFEIGGAKYFGKDTKPMCAQIEKSINLFATFKPESVFHPNWGLDRAQELLKACK
- a CDS encoding TonB-dependent receptor — protein: MKTILTICSVLCCLMLQAQTKISGKVTDQKGKPVEGANVFIEGTYDGASSGADGTFTFETDTKGKQILAISFIMFETTRETIAIETYQPHSFQLKASVNALDNVVISVGSFQAGDNSKASVLKPLDIVTTAGSPGNIIGALQTLPGAQIVGESGRLFVRGGESDETQTYIDGIRVAQPYGASANNLPTRGRFSPFLFSGISFTTGGYSAEFGDALSSVLLMSTINEPDQEKTDVSLMTVGLGVGHTKKWEKGSFSINTSYINLEPYQKAIKQDVDWNKPYQSMSGEMVFRRQFKNGLFKLYSAFDYANFDLNQKDINYEDPIRVATQNNNLYVNASYKGNFGANWTLQTGIGYGYSLTKTDLNANFLKDQENAAHLKLKLGKKFSNSIKLIFGGDYFTTDFNENYRQLSNEFKTGYTSNIGALYAETDILLSSDFAVKAGVRGMYSDLIATSVLEPRVSLAYRTNKNGQLSLAYGDFHQLPKQEYLKYTSNFEPEKTAHYLLNYSYNPNGRTLRAELYYKDYANLVKYNTVTPQYSSLFTNNGTGYAQGFDLFWRDSKTFKNLDYWVSYSYIDSKRDYKNYTDKVTPNFIANHTLSIVGKYWINDLRSQLSVTNSFATGRPYNNPNEIAFMNGKTKSYNSLSLSWAYLLSQQKILYFSVSNVLGSDNVFGYQYANSRDVSGQFQRQAIGQPADRFFFVGFFWTISQDKKSNQLENL
- a CDS encoding MmcQ/YjbR family DNA-binding protein — encoded protein: MDIEALQILCTSFPGVTEDIKWGNDLCFMIANKMFCVMALDSVPLNVSFKVTETEFAELTAREGIKPAPYMARYNWVLVEDSSRLNPEEWKHFIAQSYQLIKGKLPAKTQASIS
- a CDS encoding VOC family protein translates to MKIPTQYLPVMPYIITDQADAFLDFTKKVFGAKEQLIVPGEGERSIMHGEIRIFDAVIMFAQKPENFDCRPCGMFIYVEQVDPIYQKALQHNAVSLMHPIQQDYGYTAGFEDPFGNQWWIVSP
- a CDS encoding chloride channel protein; translation: MKKITRIKKNHRLIVFQKLVLTAAIIGFLSALLGNTLKKITEHYESIFFTLARQHWMLYLLFPILGFSIIYFLRQTLFRKKENKGIKEIYESTDSKTKHLPAYKVSSHFINGLITVIFGGSTGIEVSTVVASAAIGSVVQQKENLFKRYKTQLICAGIASGITALFGSPIAGLIFAYEVISRKWSRSFLLTNGVAVAVAFAFTYFVDNQPLFSINVLPWHLHALPYMILLGMIAGVNAVYLNRCVMLFKQKFAAIDKHHFRIIIGAGFVSLALILFPQLYGEGYHAVKELISQSGHFNLSLSFALTLLFVILLKPIVTSLTLVSGGDGGVFAPSLFIGAFLGLLTASVLNTYFNAGVLPVNFMVIGMAAMLSASIHAPFTALFLVCEAIGDYTLFFPILIVCLISKTTAKLIYPYTVYSYSRV
- a CDS encoding HPP family protein gives rise to the protein MPTPKIKRNYRKARYVLYKETLVDYREHFWAFLGSFVGLGIISYLQYGLFTPEDYTFLIGSFGASCVLVYGVIQSPLAQPRNLIGGHVISAIIGVTVQQLIPDILWISAPLAVSLSIVFMQITKTLHPPGGATALIAVTGSPQIKELGYWYVLSPVLSGALILLVVALVFNNMTAKRQYPSHPKFTHFKKRIIGRLKS
- the gloA2 gene encoding SMU1112c/YaeR family gloxylase I-like metalloprotein; this translates as MLSLNKVHHIAIICSDYAVSKRFYTEILGLTIIQEVYRNERQSYKLDLAINGNYCLELFSFPNPPQRPSRPEAAGLRHLAFEVDNIDITHEYLLKNNIEAEAIRIDEYTGKRFFFIADPDELPIEFYNR
- a CDS encoding T9SS type A sorting domain-containing protein, encoding MLQRIFSFLLFTLLSFNPIHSQNTTKNILFVGNSMTYYNDMPVIFRDIANNKGKNVATQMHAPGGTGFINHVTNPQVYNLFKSKEWHAVILQPGTGESAGVTSSVNTTAQRGQILIDSIRKYSPCAKIMLYEIPYGVPAATDYATYFVLQTQIRDSITKMADLLHIPFVPAGESARMHYNTQQDLLLHSTYNDVHPNLNGSYLVASTMYASLFQEPVTGTTSFNGIPQATATYFHSIADEIVLPNKANWRINTYNLHADFDYQITDTTVTFTNTATNFTTLEWDFGDGNTANILNPVHTFANNGQKTVRLKVMRDNCSEIIEKQIDLNSLVLTDFFRSQITLYPNPAKSQLNITGKVATGIRIFNSIGQKVYSNTTRQLQHEVNLSGFTNGVYFLITDDNQIYKFIKS
- a CDS encoding plasmid pRiA4b ORF-3 family protein; translation: MVYKFRVILDAEEDIFRDIAILEEDTLEDLHNAIVNAFGFDGMEIASFYTCDDEWTQEDEIPLFDTGDVPGEQKTMADYPLSSILDEDSTKIIYVYDFFNMWTFFVELAAVEDAENGANYPELLFAHGELPTNAPTKDFNSPVVSNDDMYGEFEDDFDEEDMDMFDGDDSFNDYGFEENWN
- a CDS encoding nucleoid-associated protein: MINLFNTHIDNLSIHRVGNKSRSEAYFLSETPYSLNDEIMPLLKEYFFKPFREKEENYFQFAHDVDLDYNEMYNFANEIFTNPGSIHDVSKKITKHLFEQSNHPHIKNGEVYVTYLTNVSIDNNPVDAIGIFKSELKADFLQFEENGSTLEMILQQGINLNKLDKGCLIFNYKKEEGYKILTIDSNRYDARYWLEHFLSVDAFQDENFMTKKYLKFCQDFAKEVVLPAEDKKEEVMFMNRSVNYFAKNDEFEETNFLNEVIDNPDLISEFKNYKVDKGEKYSIEDLTNFPIANAAVSDARKKMKNIIELDTNIQIKLDFINPESAEKFVEKGWDEEKQMYYYLVYFNKEQKS